In Nissabacter sp. SGAir0207, the genomic stretch GAGTAGCCCCTACCGGCCCTTTTGCAGCAAGCGCTGCCAGTTGATTGATTTGGGCGAGTGGGCGGATGAAGAGAAGCGCATCCCGAGCCAGGGGGATGTGAATGACTCGGATGAGTGGAGCGAGCAGGACGAGCGCTAGTCCCGACCTGCCGCCGTTGGCTGCCGTTAGGCGGTCAGCCTTGCAATGATACCGGCGTTGGCGGGCGGGAACTCCTCCGCGCGCAGCGCCTGCTGCTTGACCCAGCGCATGGGCTGGCCCTCACGGCCATAGGGTTCCCCCTGCCATGCCTCGACCAAAAAGACGTGGAGCGTGATCTGCCGATCGCTGAAGGTATGCGCCACGCTCTCCAGCGGCTGAATGACGGTAGGGACGATGCCGGTCTCTTCGCTCAGCTCGCGCACCAGCGCCTGCTCCGGTGTTTCGCCAGCCTCAATTTTGCCGCCGGGGAACTCCCAAAACCCTGCCATATGTGACCCGGCCGCGCGCTGGGTGATAAAAATTTCTTGCTGCGGATTGCGGATGATACCGACTGCGATCTCCAACTGTTTCACGCTGCTGCCCTCTTCTCTGTCTGCTGTTTTAGCAAAAAAAGCGGGGTTCAGCATGCTGAACCCCGTGGATGTGTTGCGCCCCGGCGCTCATGCGGCGGGGCGGCAAGTGGCCTTACTTCTGCAGGCGGCCATGGCACTGCTTATATTTTTTACCGGAACCGCATGGGCAAGGGTCGTTGCGCCCCACTTTGCGTTCGCCCAATGCCGCGCCAATCGCGGCTTCCGCTTCAATGGCCGCGTCGGTCTGGTGGCTCAGCTGTTGCTGTTGCGCCAGACGCTCCGCCTCTTCACGGCGCTGCTGCTCCAGGGCTTCCACCTCTTCCGGCAGGCGTACCTGTACCTTGCTCAGGGTGCTGATCACTTCATATTTCAGTGACTCCAGCATGGCGGCGAACATGGCGAACGACTCGCGCTTGTACTCCTGCTTCGGATCTTTCTGGGCATAGCCGCGCAGGTGGATGCCCTGACGCAGGTAATCCATCGCCGCCAGGTGCTCTTTCCACAGGGAGTCCAGCGTTTGCAGCATCACGCCCTTCTCGAAGTTGCGCATCATCTCGATGCCAACCACCTCTTCCTTGCGCTGGTACACCTCAATGGCGCTATGCAGGATGCGCTCGCGCAGCGTCTCTTCATGCAGCTGCGGCTCTTTGTCCAGCCACTCTTTGATCGGCAGTTCCAGATCGAAATCGGCCTTCAGGCGCTGC encodes the following:
- the mutT gene encoding 8-oxo-dGTP diphosphatase MutT, whose amino-acid sequence is MKQLEIAVGIIRNPQQEIFITQRAAGSHMAGFWEFPGGKIEAGETPEQALVRELSEETGIVPTVIQPLESVAHTFSDRQITLHVFLVEAWQGEPYGREGQPMRWVKQQALRAEEFPPANAGIIARLTA
- the yacG gene encoding DNA gyrase inhibitor YacG: MSTETPVVSCPTCQKPVRWDASSPYRPFCSKRCQLIDLGEWADEEKRIPSQGDVNDSDEWSEQDER